A window of Tautonia plasticadhaerens contains these coding sequences:
- a CDS encoding bifunctional 2-methylcitrate synthase/citrate synthase, with protein MGDETFRAKRGLEGVIFDETSISEVLVEQRKLLYRGYAVPDLAEHCSFDEVAFLLLHGDLPNTDERSGFCDRERKNRALDEGTLGILRDAPDGHRPMDALRTAVSHLGMTAEFRGPEDAEGLLRKSELLLAKLPTVVAADRRLRLGQEPIAPNPDLPMAENFFSMTFGAAPGPELVKAFDASLTLYAEHGFNASTFSARVVASSLSDLCSAITAAIGSLKGPLHGGANEAVMEMIGEIGSPDRAREWVLGALAERRKIMGFGHRVYRLGDSRVPTMRLYRDRVAEAIGDDRWIKISDVVERTVAERKGIPPNLDFPAGPTYALLGFDPGMFTPIFAMARLPGWCAHVIEQLASNRIVRPLGAYVGPPERPVLPIEARSGRSTRP; from the coding sequence ATGGGCGACGAGACATTCCGGGCGAAGCGGGGCCTCGAGGGCGTCATCTTCGACGAGACGTCGATTTCCGAGGTCCTGGTCGAGCAGCGGAAGCTCCTCTACCGGGGATATGCCGTCCCTGACCTCGCCGAGCATTGCTCCTTCGATGAGGTCGCCTTCTTGCTGTTGCATGGCGATCTACCGAACACGGACGAACGGTCGGGCTTCTGCGACCGGGAGCGGAAGAACAGGGCACTCGACGAGGGTACGCTGGGGATCCTCCGCGACGCCCCCGACGGGCATCGACCGATGGACGCCCTGCGGACGGCGGTCAGCCATCTTGGGATGACGGCGGAGTTCCGGGGCCCCGAGGACGCCGAGGGGCTCCTCCGAAAGTCGGAGCTGCTGCTGGCGAAGCTCCCGACCGTGGTGGCGGCCGATCGCCGCCTCCGCCTCGGCCAGGAGCCGATCGCCCCGAATCCGGACCTGCCGATGGCGGAGAATTTCTTCTCCATGACATTCGGAGCCGCCCCCGGGCCGGAGTTGGTGAAGGCGTTCGACGCCTCGCTCACGCTCTATGCCGAGCACGGCTTCAACGCCTCCACCTTCTCGGCGAGGGTCGTCGCTTCGTCGCTCTCGGACCTCTGCTCGGCGATCACGGCCGCGATCGGCTCGCTCAAAGGCCCCCTGCATGGGGGAGCGAACGAGGCGGTGATGGAGATGATCGGGGAGATCGGGTCGCCCGATCGGGCCCGGGAGTGGGTCCTCGGGGCCCTGGCCGAACGCCGCAAGATCATGGGCTTCGGCCACCGGGTCTACCGACTCGGTGATTCCCGGGTGCCGACGATGCGACTCTATCGGGACCGGGTCGCCGAGGCGATCGGGGATGATCGATGGATCAAGATCTCCGACGTCGTCGAGCGTACCGTGGCCGAACGGAAGGGCATCCCGCCGAACCTCGACTTCCCGGCGGGTCCGACCTATGCACTCTTGGGCTTCGATCCCGGCATGTTCACGCCGATCTTCGCCATGGCCAGGCTGCCCGGCTGGTGCGCCCACGTCATCGAGCAACTGGCCTCGAATCGGATCGTCCGTCCCCTGGGAGCCTACGTCGGCCCTCCGGAGCGGCCGGTCCTCCCGATCGAGGCGCGATCGGGTCGATCGACGAGGCCGTGA
- a CDS encoding aldo/keto reductase, which yields MSRPDPDRTDRRSFLQAGAIASAAALSTSAAGANPPAQDPPAAAPGATIPKRALGKAGVEVTMLDQGAIRGPSYDRILRYAFASGIRMFDTAKVYGTEPNLRRWFEQDPEVRKEIFLITKDMPKAPSQLLSMLDERLEALGTDYIDLFFIHGLGDDHSLDDAVNMVVSDEFKQTAEAIRKSGKARFVGFSSHHKDRATIIQKAAEAGYVDAIMLQYRPWLPADSALNRALDTCWEKGIGLISMKQIAGQFFGDKPEGNILDDVSRRVPTLKERNLSPFQGLLHAIWSDERITSVCCSMRNTEQIRENVDAARRFEPLEAADLGLLRDATLAHGPTLCANCDGRCSDAGGTRADLGTLTRYLTYYRHLGDRSEARRQYALLPPEARDWSGADLDSARAACPERLDFARLLPGVDRDLG from the coding sequence ATGTCCCGACCCGACCCGGACCGCACCGATCGCAGATCGTTCCTCCAGGCCGGCGCGATCGCCTCGGCGGCGGCGCTGAGCACCTCGGCCGCCGGGGCGAATCCCCCCGCCCAGGATCCGCCCGCGGCCGCGCCGGGGGCGACCATCCCGAAGCGGGCCCTGGGCAAGGCCGGCGTCGAAGTCACGATGCTCGACCAGGGGGCGATCCGGGGCCCGAGTTATGACCGGATCCTCCGCTACGCCTTTGCCAGCGGGATCCGGATGTTCGACACCGCGAAGGTCTACGGCACCGAGCCGAACCTCCGCCGCTGGTTCGAGCAAGATCCCGAGGTCCGCAAGGAGATCTTCCTGATCACCAAGGACATGCCCAAGGCCCCCTCCCAACTGCTCAGCATGCTCGACGAGCGCCTGGAGGCCCTTGGGACCGACTACATCGACCTGTTCTTCATCCACGGCCTCGGGGACGACCACTCGCTCGATGACGCCGTGAACATGGTCGTCAGCGACGAGTTCAAGCAGACCGCGGAGGCGATCCGCAAATCGGGCAAGGCCCGGTTCGTCGGCTTCTCGTCCCACCACAAGGACCGCGCGACGATCATCCAAAAGGCCGCCGAGGCCGGATACGTCGACGCGATCATGCTCCAGTACCGGCCCTGGCTCCCGGCCGACTCCGCACTGAACCGCGCGTTGGACACCTGCTGGGAGAAGGGCATCGGCCTGATCTCCATGAAGCAGATCGCCGGGCAATTCTTCGGCGACAAGCCGGAAGGCAACATCCTTGATGACGTCTCCCGCCGGGTCCCGACCCTCAAGGAGCGCAACCTGTCCCCCTTCCAGGGGCTCCTGCACGCCATCTGGTCCGACGAGCGGATCACCAGCGTCTGCTGCTCGATGCGGAATACCGAGCAGATCCGGGAGAACGTCGACGCCGCCCGCCGTTTCGAGCCGCTCGAGGCCGCCGACCTCGGCCTGCTCCGGGACGCAACCCTCGCCCACGGACCGACCCTCTGCGCCAACTGCGACGGCCGATGCTCGGATGCCGGCGGCACCAGGGCCGACCTGGGCACCCTGACGCGCTATCTGACCTATTACCGTCACCTGGGAGATCGGTCCGAAGCCCGTCGCCAGTACGCCCTGCTCCCGCCCGAGGCCCGCGACTGGTCCGGGGCCGACCTCGATTCGGCCCGAGCCGCGTGCCCCGAGCGACTCGACTTCGCACGGTTGCTGCCCGGCGTCGATCGCGACCTCGGCTAG
- a CDS encoding LL-diaminopimelate aminotransferase: MPATFVKSERLRQLPPYLFAEIDRKKKAAIAAGRDVINLGVGDPDTPTPEVIVRSLQRHVENPSYHQYALDQGSPELRRSIASFFSRRYGVDPDPEGEILPTIGSKEALAHFPLAVVDPGDVGLVPDPGYPVYRSSVRFAGGEAFVMPLRPDLGFRPDLDAVPADIWKRAKLMFLNYPNNPTAGSADLAFFERVVDLAREHGFVVAQDAAYGEVYFDAPPPSILQVPGAKDVAVEFHSLSKTFNMTGWRVGFAVGGAPLIAALAQVKANADSGIFTAVQMAAVTALDQYETITPPIRTLYKERRDVLVTGLKKLGWDVPTPEATFYVWIPCPAGYDSSSTCSKLLEEAALVTTPGLGFGQSGDGFFRMALTVDSPRLEEAVDRISKLSF, encoded by the coding sequence ATGCCTGCGACCTTCGTCAAATCCGAACGGCTCCGACAGCTCCCGCCCTACCTCTTCGCCGAGATCGACAGGAAGAAGAAGGCCGCCATCGCCGCCGGGCGCGACGTGATCAATCTCGGCGTCGGCGATCCCGACACGCCGACCCCCGAGGTGATCGTCCGGAGCCTCCAACGGCACGTCGAGAACCCGAGCTACCACCAGTACGCCCTCGACCAGGGTTCCCCCGAACTCCGGCGCTCGATCGCCTCCTTCTTCTCCCGACGATACGGTGTCGACCCGGATCCCGAGGGGGAGATCCTGCCGACGATCGGCTCGAAGGAGGCCTTGGCCCACTTCCCCCTGGCCGTGGTCGACCCCGGTGACGTCGGACTGGTGCCCGACCCCGGCTACCCGGTCTACCGCTCGAGCGTCCGGTTCGCGGGCGGCGAGGCGTTCGTCATGCCATTGAGGCCGGACCTCGGCTTCCGGCCCGATCTCGACGCCGTGCCCGCCGACATCTGGAAGCGGGCGAAATTGATGTTCCTCAACTATCCGAATAACCCGACCGCCGGCTCGGCCGACCTCGCCTTCTTCGAGCGGGTCGTCGACCTGGCCCGGGAACACGGATTCGTCGTCGCCCAGGACGCCGCCTACGGCGAGGTCTACTTCGACGCACCCCCGCCGAGCATCCTCCAGGTCCCCGGCGCGAAGGACGTGGCCGTCGAGTTCCACAGCCTCTCCAAGACCTTCAATATGACCGGCTGGCGCGTCGGTTTCGCCGTCGGCGGGGCCCCGCTGATCGCCGCGCTCGCCCAGGTGAAGGCCAACGCCGACTCCGGCATCTTCACCGCCGTCCAGATGGCCGCCGTGACGGCACTCGACCAGTACGAGACGATCACCCCGCCGATTCGGACCCTCTACAAGGAACGCCGGGACGTGCTCGTCACCGGCCTCAAGAAGCTCGGCTGGGACGTGCCGACCCCCGAGGCGACCTTCTACGTCTGGATCCCCTGCCCCGCCGGATACGATTCGTCGAGCACCTGCTCGAAGCTGCTGGAGGAGGCCGCGCTCGTCACCACCCCCGGCCTCGGCTTCGGCCAGTCCGGAGACGGATTCTTCCGGATGGCGCTGACGGTCGA
- a CDS encoding tetratricopeptide repeat protein: MMGSLCLHPFVVLSLVVVLTQAEGPQSAPDAVQAAQAPPPIDRPELFVPRDPRTAEEVEQLDATRRYAAARALEANREWTEAVELLERARQFEPDSVAILRRLSRLYFGLGGEDRIPRAVETGEAALEADPEDPETIRRLVRHFRTSNDLDAAESILRSTLENPKLSPFSVARLVILHELGRLYIDTQRSDEAVEPLDQLVRALDTKEATRLTPAQVQDILGEDESDAYRRFGETFFNSGRYDLAITALRRSLAYDPDSQQTPLYLAQALLRADRAAEALELLGPIVASRPPGRVTFDVLAQVLSALGEDEQIIPRLEDASEADPSNVLLRYALAERYEANGRDDEARRLYREIISDQPDQGVPALAQSMLEQEKYEEMLQLFETAQSQRGGRMAIDPQLRLIGTDPTLAAAVIEVGMELLRADPPRLGPSGIDLLTEIASRADLPGPRVELDRLSLERDPSPQNYLELADSLVSAGRPAEAVAIFEEMIGKFPELGQEPQLLTRIAELQLDSGRVEDALSNGRKLLEQRPDDLPVIQLVGYALQRLGRYDEAIELYDQVPDRFVGVPDALRLARIWKANALASSDRFEQGESILLELLEEQPDDPWIANDLGYLWAERGIKLDRAEELTRTAVEADPENSAYLDSLGWVLYKLGRPEEALPHLEKAVGIRPSAVNLDHLGDVYFGLGRSDAARDCWSRAAELAEDAEPPDPSLADIREKLQALGDADPIGDPVDANP; the protein is encoded by the coding sequence ATGATGGGCTCGCTCTGCCTCCACCCGTTCGTCGTCCTGAGCCTGGTCGTCGTCCTCACCCAGGCCGAGGGTCCCCAATCCGCCCCGGATGCCGTCCAGGCCGCCCAGGCTCCGCCGCCGATCGATCGGCCCGAACTCTTCGTCCCCAGGGACCCAAGGACGGCCGAGGAAGTCGAGCAACTGGACGCGACGCGGCGATATGCCGCGGCCCGGGCACTGGAGGCGAACCGGGAGTGGACCGAGGCCGTCGAACTGCTCGAGCGGGCCCGGCAGTTCGAGCCGGATTCGGTGGCCATCCTCCGACGACTGAGCCGCCTCTATTTCGGGCTCGGCGGGGAGGATCGGATTCCCAGGGCGGTCGAGACGGGGGAGGCGGCCCTGGAGGCCGACCCCGAGGACCCCGAGACGATCCGCCGGCTCGTCCGGCATTTTCGCACGTCCAACGACCTCGACGCGGCGGAGTCGATCCTCCGATCGACCCTGGAGAACCCCAAGCTCTCGCCGTTCTCCGTCGCCCGCCTGGTGATCCTGCACGAGTTGGGCAGGCTTTACATCGACACGCAGCGATCCGACGAGGCCGTCGAGCCGCTCGACCAACTGGTCCGGGCGCTCGACACCAAGGAAGCGACCCGATTGACTCCGGCACAGGTCCAGGACATCCTCGGCGAGGACGAATCCGACGCGTACCGGCGATTCGGGGAGACATTCTTCAACTCCGGGCGATACGATCTGGCCATCACCGCCCTGCGTCGCAGCCTGGCCTACGACCCCGACAGCCAGCAGACCCCCCTCTACCTGGCCCAGGCCCTGCTCCGGGCCGACCGGGCCGCCGAGGCCCTGGAACTGCTGGGGCCGATCGTCGCCTCTCGTCCCCCCGGCCGGGTGACGTTCGACGTCCTCGCCCAGGTCCTCTCGGCGCTCGGCGAGGACGAGCAAATCATCCCCCGACTGGAGGACGCGAGCGAGGCCGACCCTTCCAATGTCCTGCTCCGCTACGCGCTGGCCGAGCGCTACGAGGCGAACGGGCGGGATGACGAGGCCCGCCGTCTCTACCGGGAGATCATCAGCGATCAACCCGACCAGGGCGTGCCTGCGCTGGCGCAGTCGATGCTGGAGCAGGAGAAATACGAGGAGATGCTCCAGCTCTTCGAGACCGCCCAGTCCCAGCGCGGCGGCCGGATGGCGATCGACCCACAACTCCGGCTCATCGGCACCGACCCGACTCTCGCCGCGGCGGTAATCGAGGTCGGGATGGAGCTGCTGCGGGCCGATCCCCCCCGGCTCGGCCCTTCGGGGATCGACCTGCTCACCGAGATCGCCTCCCGGGCCGACCTCCCCGGGCCTCGCGTGGAACTGGATCGCCTAAGCCTGGAACGCGACCCCTCGCCTCAGAATTACCTGGAACTGGCCGACTCGCTCGTCTCCGCGGGCCGACCGGCCGAGGCGGTCGCCATCTTCGAGGAGATGATCGGGAAGTTCCCCGAACTCGGGCAAGAACCTCAGCTGCTGACCCGGATCGCCGAGCTCCAGCTCGACTCCGGCCGGGTCGAGGACGCGCTGTCCAACGGACGGAAGCTCCTCGAACAGCGTCCCGACGACCTCCCGGTGATCCAGCTCGTCGGCTATGCGTTGCAGCGGCTGGGCCGCTACGATGAGGCGATCGAGCTCTACGACCAGGTCCCCGATCGCTTCGTGGGCGTCCCCGACGCGCTCCGGCTGGCCCGGATCTGGAAGGCCAATGCGCTGGCCTCATCCGACCGATTCGAGCAGGGGGAGTCGATCCTCCTCGAACTGCTCGAGGAGCAGCCCGACGACCCCTGGATCGCCAACGACCTGGGTTATCTCTGGGCCGAGCGGGGGATCAAGCTCGATCGGGCCGAGGAGTTGACCCGGACCGCGGTCGAGGCCGACCCCGAGAACAGCGCCTACCTCGACAGCCTCGGCTGGGTCCTCTACAAGCTGGGCCGACCCGAGGAGGCCTTGCCCCACCTGGAGAAGGCCGTCGGCATCCGTCCTTCCGCGGTCAATCTCGACCACCTCGGGGACGTCTATTTCGGGCTCGGCCGAAGTGACGCGGCCCGGGACTGCTGGTCCCGGGCCGCCGAACTCGCCGAGGACGCCGAACCTCCCGACCCATCCCTCGCGGACATTCGCGAGAAGCTCCAGGCCCTCGGCGATGCCGACCCGATCGGCGATCCCGTCGATGCCAACCCCTGA
- a CDS encoding prephenate dehydrogenase produces the protein MQRYGTVAIVGVGLIGGSIGMAIRARGLADRVIGIGRDTDRLDEARGLGAIDEGTTDPEGALDGAEVVVVCTPTDRIAADVCRFAASSHPDVLITDVGSTKRRIVEAVEADDRARGVFVAAHPLAGSERRGAAAARSDLLDGRVCVLTPTDRTPIDRRDRAARFWSSIGGRVVMLDPDAHDSALARTSHLPHVAAAALALSVPAGTIELAAGAYRDGTRVAASDPDLWVAIFRENPEHLIAALDEYRRHLDRFREALTDDDPGELRSLWSRARALRSRFREPGSR, from the coding sequence TTGCAGCGTTATGGGACCGTGGCGATCGTCGGGGTCGGGCTGATCGGGGGTTCGATCGGCATGGCGATCCGGGCCAGAGGGCTCGCGGATCGGGTGATCGGGATCGGCCGGGATACCGACCGGCTGGACGAGGCCAGGGGACTCGGGGCGATTGATGAAGGGACGACGGACCCCGAAGGGGCCCTGGATGGGGCCGAGGTCGTCGTCGTCTGCACGCCGACCGACCGGATCGCCGCCGACGTCTGCCGATTCGCCGCGTCGAGTCACCCCGACGTGCTGATCACCGACGTCGGCAGCACCAAGCGGAGGATCGTCGAGGCGGTGGAGGCGGATGATCGGGCGAGGGGGGTCTTCGTGGCCGCTCACCCGCTGGCCGGCTCGGAACGACGGGGGGCCGCCGCCGCCCGGTCGGATCTGCTCGACGGCCGTGTCTGCGTTCTGACGCCGACCGACCGGACCCCGATCGATCGTCGGGATCGCGCGGCCCGATTCTGGTCCTCGATCGGCGGTCGGGTCGTGATGCTCGACCCGGACGCCCACGACTCCGCCCTGGCCCGGACGAGTCACCTCCCCCATGTCGCCGCCGCGGCGCTGGCGCTCAGCGTGCCTGCCGGGACGATCGAGCTCGCCGCGGGGGCCTATCGGGACGGAACCCGGGTGGCCGCCTCGGATCCGGACCTCTGGGTGGCCATCTTCAGGGAGAATCCCGAGCACCTGATCGCCGCGCTGGACGAGTATCGCCGACACCTCGACCGTTTCCGAGAGGCCCTGACCGACGACGACCCGGGCGAATTGAGATCGCTCTGGAGCCGGGCCCGGGCCCTGCGAAGCCGGTTCAGGGAGCCGGGGTCGCGCTGA
- a CDS encoding YebC/PmpR family DNA-binding transcriptional regulator produces MAGHSHAANVAARKNSVDAKRGKLFSKLCRAIYVAARTGGADPAMNLRLRYAIDKAKAFSCPKDNIERSIKKATGELGAETYEEVIYEGYGPGGVAVLCEILTDNRNRTAGEVRRAFDICGGNLGSTGCVSYLFDYKGVFLIEATKIEEDRLMEISLESGADDLKRDGDYFVVTCDPKAFDDVQKAFEGHGIPTESAETSYIPQTTVDLDVDNGRRMLKLRDLLDDNDDVQNIYSNENIPEEAMAS; encoded by the coding sequence ATGGCAGGCCACTCCCATGCCGCCAACGTGGCGGCCCGCAAGAATTCCGTCGACGCCAAACGCGGCAAGCTCTTCAGCAAACTCTGCCGCGCGATCTACGTCGCCGCCCGCACGGGCGGGGCCGATCCGGCGATGAACCTCCGCCTGCGATACGCCATCGACAAGGCCAAGGCATTCAGCTGCCCGAAGGACAACATCGAGCGGTCGATCAAGAAGGCCACCGGAGAGCTCGGGGCGGAGACCTACGAGGAAGTCATTTATGAGGGCTACGGCCCAGGCGGCGTCGCCGTACTCTGCGAGATCCTCACCGACAACCGCAACCGAACCGCCGGCGAGGTCCGTCGCGCCTTCGACATCTGCGGCGGCAATCTCGGCTCGACCGGCTGCGTCAGCTACCTCTTCGACTACAAGGGCGTCTTCCTCATCGAGGCGACCAAGATCGAGGAGGACCGCCTCATGGAGATTTCCCTGGAGTCCGGGGCCGACGACCTGAAGCGGGACGGCGACTACTTCGTCGTCACTTGCGACCCCAAGGCCTTCGATGACGTCCAGAAGGCCTTCGAGGGGCACGGGATCCCCACCGAATCGGCCGAGACGAGTTACATCCCGCAGACGACCGTCGACCTCGACGTCGACAACGGCCGGAGGATGCTCAAGCTCCGGGATCTACTCGACGACAACGACGACGTCCAGAACATCTACAGCAACGAGAACATCCCCGAAGAGGCCATGGCCTCCTGA
- the prpB gene encoding methylisocitrate lyase: MLHSRLNPQQKRRSLREGLSRGGLLRFPGAFSPLVALMIERIGFEGVYLSGAVISADLGLPDIGLTTLGEVSGRSHAIARTTNLPAIVDIDTGFGEPLNAARAVQVLEDLGLCGCHLEDQRNPKRCGHLDHKQLVPAEEMERKIRAAVSSRRDPDFLLIARTDARASEGIGGVVERCKRYVDAGADALFPEALADRSEFERVRSSFDVPLIANMTEFGKSELMTAGTLRELGYNIVLYPVTSLRLAMFAVEAGLRRVAEEGTQADLLAEMQTRSDLYELLDYGSYSEFDRDIFNFDPPG, from the coding sequence ATGCTCCACTCACGCCTGAATCCGCAGCAGAAGCGGCGATCGCTGCGGGAGGGACTAAGCCGGGGGGGGTTGCTCCGGTTCCCCGGGGCGTTCTCGCCGCTGGTGGCCCTGATGATCGAGCGGATCGGCTTCGAGGGGGTCTATCTCTCGGGTGCCGTGATCTCGGCGGACCTCGGGCTGCCGGACATCGGCCTGACGACCCTGGGCGAGGTCTCCGGCCGGAGTCATGCGATCGCCCGGACGACCAACCTGCCCGCCATCGTCGACATCGACACCGGATTCGGCGAGCCCCTCAACGCCGCCAGGGCGGTCCAGGTGCTCGAAGACCTCGGCCTCTGCGGCTGCCATCTGGAAGATCAGAGGAACCCGAAACGCTGCGGTCACCTCGACCACAAGCAACTCGTCCCGGCCGAGGAGATGGAGCGGAAAATCCGGGCGGCCGTTTCCTCCCGCCGCGATCCCGACTTCCTCCTGATCGCCCGGACCGATGCGAGGGCGTCGGAAGGGATCGGTGGTGTGGTCGAGCGTTGCAAGCGCTACGTCGATGCCGGGGCCGATGCCCTCTTCCCCGAGGCACTGGCTGATCGGTCCGAATTCGAGCGCGTCCGATCGTCCTTCGACGTGCCCCTGATCGCCAACATGACCGAGTTCGGGAAGTCGGAGCTGATGACGGCCGGGACGCTCCGGGAGCTGGGCTACAACATCGTCCTCTATCCCGTGACCTCGCTCCGGCTGGCGATGTTCGCCGTGGAGGCCGGCCTCCGGCGTGTGGCCGAGGAGGGGACTCAGGCGGACCTGCTCGCCGAGATGCAGACGAGGTCCGACCTGTACGAGCTGCTCGACTACGGTTCATACTCCGAATTCGACCGCGACATCTTCAACTTCGATCCTCCGGGATGA